The following coding sequences are from one Panicum hallii strain FIL2 chromosome 5, PHallii_v3.1, whole genome shotgun sequence window:
- the LOC112891373 gene encoding probable polygalacturonase, with amino-acid sequence MARRQRLCGLLLALAVAAVLVAAGAQGTCPGAPPRRGARVSVASFGGEGDGRTLNTAAFARAVASVERLRAPGGAELYVPAGVWLTGPFNLTSRMTLFLARGAVIRATQDTPSWPLIEPLPSYGRGRELPGGRYISLIHGSGLQDVVITGENGTIDGQGSMWWDMWKKGTLPYTRPHLLELMSSSDIIVSNVVFQDSPFWNIHPVYCSNVVIRNVTVLAPHDSPNTDGIDPDSSSNVCIEDCYISTGDDSIAIKSGWDEYGIAYGRPSSDITVRRITGSSPFAGFAVGSETSGGVQNVLAEHLNFFGSGYGIHIKTNTGRGGFIRNVTISDVTLDNVRYGLRIAGDVGDHPDDRYNQSALPVVDALTIKNVQGQNIKEAGLIKGINNSAFSRICLSNVKLSSGAPVRPWKCEAVTGGALDVQPSPCTELTSTSGTSFCTNSL; translated from the exons AtggcgcggcggcagcggcttTGCGGGCTGCTGCTGGCCCTGGCGGTGGCGGCCGTGCTCGTGGCCGCGGGCGCGCAGGGGACGTGCCcgggggcgccgccgcggcgcggggcgcgggtgTCCGTGGCCAGcttcggcggcgagggggacgGGCGGACGCTCAACACGGCCGCGTTCGCGCGCGCCGTGGCCAGCGTCGAGAGGCTGCGCGCGCCCGGCGGGGCGGAGCTCTACGTGCCGGCCGGGGTGTGGCTCACGGGGCCCTTCAACCTCACCTCGCGCATGACGCTCTtcctcgcgcgcggcgccgTCATCCGCGCCACGCAG GACACACCAAGCTGGCCTCTGATCGAGCCGCTGCCCTCATACGGGAGAGGACGAGAGCTGCCCGGTGGAAGATACATAAGTTTGATCCATGGCAGTGGACTCCAGGATGTTGTTATCACAG GTGAAAATGGAACTATTGATGGTCAAGGCAGTATGTGGTGGGATATGTGGAAGAAAGGTACACTGCCCTACACAAGGCCTCACCTACTTGAGCTGATGAGCTCTTCTGATATCATCGTCTCCAACGTCGTCTTCCAGGATTCTCCCTTCTGGAACATTCATCCTGTTTATTGCAG CAATGTTGTGATCAGAAATGTGACTGTACTAGCTCCACATGACTCCCCCAACACGGATGGAATTGATCCAG ATTCCAGCAGCAATGTCTGCATTGAGGATTGCTACATTTCCACGGGTGATGATTCAATTGCCATCAAGAGCGGCTGGGACGAGTATGGAATCGCCTATGGCCGCCCCAGCTCCGACATCACTGTTCGGCGGATCACAGGGTCCTCCCCTTTTGCCGGCTTTGCGGTCGGAAGCGAGACATCCGGCGGTGTGCAGAACGTCCTTGCAGAGCACCTGAACTTCTTTGGCTCAGGGTACGGGATCCACATCAAGACCAACACCGGCAGGGGAGGCTTCATCAGGAACGTCACCATCTCCGACGTGACCCTGGACAACGTCCGGTATGGCCTGCGGATCGCCGGTGATGTCGGGGACCACCCTGATGACCGTTACAACCAGAGCGCTCTCCCGGTTGTCGATGCCCTGACGATAAAGAATGTCCAGGGGCAGAACATCAAGGAGGCTGGGCTGATCAAGGGCATCAACAACTCAGCCTTCTCCCGGATCTGCCTGTCTAACGTCAAGCTCAGCAGTGGCGCGCCTGTCCGGCCTTGGAAATGTGAGGCTGTCACAGGTGGCGCGCTCGATGTGCAACCGTCCCCGTGCACGGAACTGACTTCCACGTCCGGGACGAGCTTCTGTACAAATTCGCTTTGA